From the genome of Haloarcula limicola, one region includes:
- a CDS encoding gamma carbonic anhydrase family protein: MDSREYAFEGASPDIHGYAHVSREATVVGDVTVGPNANVWPGCVLRGDVAPVEVGRESAIGDGAILHASTVGEKVMVGHGAVLNDAEVRDGALVGFNSTVSDAVIGKGSIVAMGTVVPPGYEVPAESFVRGSPAQVTPLSETTINPDEVFEAFSSGDYANLAARHEDLFE, from the coding sequence ATGGACAGTCGCGAGTACGCGTTCGAGGGGGCGTCGCCGGACATCCACGGATACGCGCACGTCAGCCGCGAAGCGACGGTCGTCGGCGACGTGACAGTCGGTCCGAACGCCAACGTCTGGCCGGGGTGTGTCCTCCGGGGCGACGTCGCGCCGGTCGAGGTCGGCCGGGAGTCGGCGATCGGCGACGGCGCGATCTTACACGCCTCGACGGTCGGCGAGAAGGTGATGGTCGGCCACGGAGCCGTCCTCAACGACGCCGAAGTGCGCGACGGCGCGCTCGTCGGCTTCAACTCCACCGTCAGCGACGCCGTCATCGGAAAAGGCTCCATCGTGGCGATGGGAACGGTCGTCCCGCCGGGCTACGAGGTGCCCGCCGAGTCGTTCGTCCGCGGGAGCCCCGCACAGGTGACGCCGCTCTCGGAGACGACCATCAATCCCGACGAGGTGTTCGAGGCGTTCTCCTCGGGCGATTACGCGAACCTCGCCGCGAGACACGAGGATCTGTTCGAGTAG
- a CDS encoding redoxin domain-containing protein: MVSTGDSAPDISATVANGEVEEFELSDRLGDGPVVLAFFPGAFTPPCSNEMVALQDHLGDFEDAGATLLGVSADSAFSQNAFREEEGLEFDLVSDMDRDAIEDYGVRIDIEDLGLLGVANRSVFVVDDDGEVTYDWVADDPTNEPDYDELLDAAESA; this comes from the coding sequence ATGGTATCCACAGGCGATTCCGCACCCGACATCTCGGCGACGGTAGCGAACGGAGAGGTAGAGGAGTTCGAACTCTCGGACCGCCTCGGCGACGGGCCGGTCGTCCTCGCGTTCTTCCCCGGCGCGTTCACGCCGCCGTGTTCGAACGAGATGGTCGCGCTGCAGGACCACCTCGGCGACTTCGAGGACGCCGGCGCGACGCTCCTCGGCGTCAGCGCCGACTCCGCGTTCTCGCAGAACGCCTTCCGCGAGGAGGAGGGCCTCGAGTTCGACCTCGTCAGCGACATGGACCGCGACGCCATCGAGGACTACGGCGTCCGGATCGACATCGAGGACCTCGGACTCCTCGGCGTCGCCAACCGCTCGGTGTTCGTCGTGGACGACGACGGCGAAGTCACCTACGACTGGGTCGCCGACGACCCGACCAACGAGCCCGACTACGACGAACTGCTCGACGCCGCCGAGAGCGCCTGA